Proteins found in one Pyxidicoccus trucidator genomic segment:
- a CDS encoding DUF6982 domain-containing protein, with amino-acid sequence MREFRFLDEKRKLGSLSPVEEARWSELRGLLGIQDTAPVADASAWQQQAAPQGYYAADGQWYAYPAGYEQQPQGYYGADGQWYAYPTQGYEQQPQGYYGEDGQWYAYPAQGYDQPGYDPNQGYAQPGYDPNQGYAAQGYDPNQGYAQPGYDPSQGYAGYPQQGGYDPNAQAYDPNAQQAYDPNAQAYDPNAQQAYDPNAQAYDPNAQQAYDPNAQQAYDPNAQAYDPNAQQAWQQGYAPQAPAEPDPLSLNADDIDIPALSEPAPWMSPGAAAESTPAPEQESLEAQPETATEEAASPAEDVLEVMEGDVASEDTASDPSASFADVSADLMGADGQSPSTEPLPESSSAVSAEEDFSSVSEPEQAPAYAAAETEPSLESSFADMSMEIESAPDAPAETPAVEAERSSDEAEFASAELEVASSEVELVDATAESEPLLAEEHARAPMDDAWDSAPLAVESAQGEPADSADIIDVAAQDTGAVDVGSDDFMSMEAEPVDTEAAQSGSELALDASDMIEAASPDEATPSAEASAWDSGEPAGELPSSEFESAELSETAQASMEVETSAAEYASESENAPAEIALDASDVSEAQPSSTEIALDASEVSEAAPAEIALDASDVSGTQPSSEIALDASDMSEAAPAEIALDASDVGEATPYADAQESATAAPNETGATWEQASSEEIALDASDVSEEPSAMAAEAPGSEESVPTLELDAAEATDFATAETPDSAYDTASAQAVAAEEPSLDVLDIESAPESAEPPTFDAADLGAEAEPAGFSPAPIGSPFTASDVPSIELRAVQVGPDLQAETLAVDGDPAPAPSREFASTPSAQEMFDLSGSPEETVPLAAAGEFVDYRNFASAGERGLELRSEEHASVADWSTDSTEAVPLMSEEPTPSADWSGDPSDAVPLATNADFVSEMGTTGEPWTPTSAETSDTAQQPEWSASTEDAAAIELQPEWASASEPASMTGDAEAATELQPEWVSETTPETSANPSEWSTATAESPASEWSATSAEESTPVEEATPANAPISDTSQFAWSAPKSAQPEWETLETEAAPEAAQPEWATPEAAQTQWAAPAEAASEEVQAEWATPAEEAAPESAQPEWATPATEAASEEVQAEWATPAEEVAPEAVQAEWATPAGELAAAPAQTDWSTPETETAQAEWATPVEELAPETAQAEWATPVEELAPEAVQTEWATPVEELAPEAVQTEWAAPSAEAAPETAQAEWATPVEELAPDAVQAEWSTPSAEAASEAVQAEWATPIEEAAPEAVQAEWETPIEEAAPEAAQAEWASAEAASQPAQPEWATPAAEAVQAEWETPVEEIAPEAVQTEWAAQSTEAPSDAAQPEWATPVEELAPEAVQAEWTPSSEAAPELNAQAEWASPMEELPADAVQAEWSEPATDAAPQAAQSEWATPATDAAPQAEWAAPMEELPADAVQAEWSTTDAEAAPTAASEWSPTAEAPASEWAEPGAQPASTWDSAPVAEAAPEELQPEWVTAEAEPAAEWSAQQPPPAAAWSETPAEEISLADAPVEAAQPEWSDAPVEVEPESSWSDASAQPWAAEPPAPAWEASANPFGAPAQDFSASHDVDVGLDAPPASPIEEEVAVEMEPEMAEIELVEESVEPPPPAFAPPPPAPVAAIMAAASVVTAAVTRTPTGATAAPRASSTGTPVVVPAATQAPAPNRVVTREPFFAQAAVVDSAPITSFVEGEHRVIIHTVEGQVKRGTIRDADLLDEVINLEQQSGFAPEQIPGKRVKAIFFMLTAGARQPQAEGQKIRVTFNDGRQVAGFSQDFKGATPGFFVIPADQRTNTARIFIYRSSVQAVAEG; translated from the coding sequence ATGAGAGAATTTCGCTTCCTGGACGAGAAGCGGAAGCTGGGAAGCCTGTCTCCTGTAGAGGAGGCTCGCTGGAGCGAGCTGCGCGGACTCCTGGGCATCCAGGACACGGCTCCCGTGGCGGACGCGTCCGCCTGGCAGCAGCAGGCGGCGCCCCAGGGGTACTACGCCGCCGATGGCCAGTGGTACGCCTACCCCGCCGGCTACGAGCAGCAGCCCCAGGGTTACTACGGCGCGGACGGCCAGTGGTACGCCTACCCCACCCAGGGCTATGAGCAGCAGCCCCAGGGTTACTACGGCGAGGATGGCCAGTGGTACGCCTACCCCGCCCAGGGCTATGACCAGCCGGGCTACGACCCGAACCAGGGCTATGCACAGCCCGGGTATGATCCGAACCAGGGCTACGCCGCGCAGGGCTATGACCCGAACCAGGGTTATGCGCAGCCGGGCTATGACCCGAGCCAGGGCTACGCGGGCTACCCCCAGCAGGGCGGGTACGACCCCAACGCGCAGGCGTATGACCCGAACGCGCAGCAGGCCTACGACCCCAACGCGCAGGCGTATGACCCGAACGCGCAGCAGGCCTACGACCCCAACGCGCAGGCGTACGACCCGAACGCGCAGCAGGCGTATGACCCGAACGCGCAGCAGGCGTATGACCCGAACGCGCAGGCGTATGACCCCAACGCGCAGCAGGCCTGGCAGCAGGGGTACGCGCCGCAGGCTCCCGCCGAGCCGGATCCGCTCAGCCTCAACGCGGACGACATCGACATCCCCGCGCTGAGCGAGCCCGCGCCGTGGATGAGCCCTGGAGCCGCCGCAGAGTCCACGCCCGCCCCGGAGCAGGAGTCGCTGGAGGCGCAGCCCGAGACCGCCACCGAAGAGGCCGCATCCCCCGCCGAGGACGTGCTCGAGGTGATGGAAGGGGACGTGGCCTCGGAGGACACCGCTTCGGACCCCTCCGCGTCGTTCGCGGACGTCAGCGCCGACCTCATGGGCGCGGACGGCCAGTCGCCGAGCACCGAGCCGCTGCCGGAGTCCTCGAGTGCTGTCTCCGCGGAGGAGGACTTCTCCTCGGTCAGCGAGCCGGAGCAGGCGCCGGCCTACGCCGCCGCCGAGACGGAGCCCTCGCTGGAGTCGTCGTTCGCCGACATGTCGATGGAGATCGAGTCGGCGCCGGATGCTCCCGCCGAGACGCCCGCCGTCGAGGCCGAGCGGTCCTCTGATGAAGCGGAGTTCGCCTCCGCCGAGCTGGAAGTGGCTTCTTCCGAGGTCGAGCTGGTCGACGCGACGGCCGAGAGCGAGCCGTTGCTCGCCGAGGAGCACGCGCGCGCTCCCATGGACGATGCGTGGGATTCCGCCCCGCTCGCCGTGGAATCCGCGCAGGGCGAGCCCGCCGACTCGGCTGACATCATCGACGTCGCCGCCCAGGACACGGGCGCCGTGGACGTGGGCTCCGACGACTTCATGTCCATGGAGGCCGAGCCGGTCGACACGGAGGCCGCGCAGTCGGGCTCGGAGCTCGCGCTCGATGCGTCGGACATGATCGAGGCCGCGTCCCCCGACGAGGCGACTCCGTCCGCGGAGGCCAGCGCCTGGGATTCGGGCGAGCCGGCCGGAGAGCTGCCCTCCTCCGAGTTCGAGTCCGCTGAGCTGAGCGAGACGGCTCAGGCCAGCATGGAAGTCGAGACGTCGGCGGCGGAGTACGCCTCCGAGAGCGAGAACGCTCCAGCGGAGATTGCCCTCGACGCTTCCGACGTGAGCGAGGCGCAGCCGTCCTCGACCGAGATTGCCCTCGATGCGTCCGAGGTGAGCGAGGCCGCTCCGGCGGAGATTGCCCTCGACGCCTCCGACGTGAGCGGGACGCAGCCGTCCTCCGAGATTGCGCTCGACGCTTCCGACATGAGCGAGGCCGCCCCGGCGGAGATTGCGCTCGACGCGTCTGACGTCGGCGAGGCCACGCCCTACGCGGACGCCCAGGAGTCCGCCACGGCGGCTCCGAATGAGACGGGCGCGACCTGGGAACAGGCCTCCTCCGAGGAGATTGCGCTCGACGCTTCCGACGTGAGTGAGGAGCCTTCGGCGATGGCCGCGGAGGCCCCCGGCTCCGAGGAGAGCGTCCCCACGCTGGAGCTGGATGCCGCCGAGGCGACGGACTTCGCCACGGCGGAGACTCCGGACTCCGCGTATGACACTGCCTCCGCCCAGGCCGTTGCCGCCGAGGAGCCGTCGCTCGATGTCCTGGACATCGAGTCGGCCCCTGAGAGCGCGGAGCCTCCCACCTTCGACGCGGCCGACCTTGGCGCGGAGGCGGAGCCCGCCGGGTTCTCTCCGGCGCCCATCGGGTCTCCCTTCACTGCCTCGGACGTGCCCTCCATCGAGCTGCGCGCCGTGCAGGTGGGCCCGGACCTTCAGGCTGAAACCCTCGCGGTCGACGGGGATCCGGCGCCCGCCCCCTCGCGTGAGTTCGCGAGCACGCCCTCCGCGCAGGAGATGTTCGACCTGAGCGGCAGCCCCGAGGAAACGGTGCCGCTCGCCGCTGCGGGCGAGTTCGTGGATTACCGCAACTTCGCCTCCGCCGGTGAGCGCGGGCTGGAGCTGCGGAGCGAGGAGCACGCCTCCGTCGCGGACTGGAGCACGGACTCGACCGAGGCCGTGCCGCTCATGAGCGAGGAGCCGACTCCCAGCGCCGATTGGAGCGGGGACCCGTCGGACGCGGTGCCGCTCGCGACCAACGCGGACTTCGTGTCGGAGATGGGGACGACCGGCGAGCCCTGGACCCCGACCTCCGCGGAGACGTCCGACACCGCGCAGCAGCCCGAGTGGTCCGCCTCCACCGAAGACGCCGCCGCCATCGAGCTGCAGCCCGAGTGGGCTTCGGCCTCCGAGCCGGCCTCCATGACCGGGGACGCGGAGGCTGCGACGGAGCTCCAGCCCGAGTGGGTCAGCGAGACAACACCGGAGACCAGCGCGAATCCTTCCGAGTGGTCCACCGCCACCGCCGAGTCGCCTGCTTCCGAGTGGTCCGCCACGTCGGCCGAGGAGTCCACGCCCGTCGAAGAGGCCACGCCGGCCAACGCGCCGATCTCCGACACGTCCCAGTTTGCCTGGTCAGCGCCCAAGTCCGCGCAGCCTGAGTGGGAGACGCTGGAGACGGAGGCCGCTCCCGAGGCCGCCCAGCCTGAGTGGGCCACTCCCGAAGCCGCGCAGACTCAGTGGGCCGCGCCCGCCGAAGCCGCTTCCGAGGAAGTGCAAGCCGAGTGGGCTACGCCCGCTGAAGAGGCTGCCCCCGAGTCGGCACAGCCGGAGTGGGCCACCCCCGCGACCGAGGCCGCCTCCGAAGAGGTCCAGGCCGAGTGGGCCACGCCCGCCGAGGAAGTCGCGCCAGAGGCTGTTCAGGCCGAGTGGGCCACGCCTGCGGGGGAACTCGCAGCAGCGCCCGCGCAGACCGACTGGTCCACGCCCGAGACCGAGACCGCGCAGGCCGAGTGGGCCACTCCCGTCGAAGAGCTTGCGCCCGAGACCGCGCAGGCCGAGTGGGCCACGCCCGTCGAGGAGCTCGCTCCCGAGGCCGTGCAGACCGAGTGGGCCACGCCCGTCGAAGAGCTTGCGCCCGAGGCCGTGCAGACCGAGTGGGCCGCGCCTTCCGCCGAAGCCGCCCCCGAGACCGCGCAGGCCGAGTGGGCCACGCCTGTCGAGGAGCTCGCTCCCGACGCAGTGCAGGCCGAGTGGTCCACGCCTTCCGCCGAAGCGGCTTCCGAAGCCGTGCAGGCCGAGTGGGCCACGCCTATCGAAGAGGCCGCGCCCGAGGCTGTCCAGGCTGAGTGGGAGACGCCGATCGAGGAGGCCGCGCCCGAGGCGGCCCAGGCGGAGTGGGCCTCCGCCGAAGCCGCATCCCAGCCCGCGCAGCCCGAGTGGGCGACGCCCGCCGCCGAAGCCGTACAGGCTGAGTGGGAGACGCCGGTCGAAGAGATTGCTCCCGAAGCCGTCCAGACCGAGTGGGCTGCTCAGTCCACCGAGGCCCCCTCCGACGCGGCCCAGCCCGAGTGGGCCACGCCCGTCGAGGAGCTCGCTCCCGAGGCCGTTCAGGCAGAGTGGACGCCTTCCTCCGAAGCGGCTCCCGAGCTGAACGCGCAGGCCGAGTGGGCCTCCCCGATGGAGGAGCTCCCCGCCGACGCCGTCCAGGCCGAGTGGTCGGAGCCCGCCACCGACGCCGCGCCCCAGGCCGCTCAGTCGGAGTGGGCCACGCCCGCCACCGACGCCGCGCCCCAGGCCGAGTGGGCTGCCCCCATGGAGGAGCTGCCCGCCGACGCCGTCCAGGCCGAGTGGTCCACGACCGACGCCGAGGCCGCCCCCACGGCCGCGTCCGAGTGGTCTCCCACCGCCGAGGCGCCTGCATCCGAGTGGGCCGAGCCCGGCGCACAGCCCGCGTCCACCTGGGACTCCGCTCCGGTCGCCGAAGCCGCCCCGGAGGAGCTACAGCCCGAGTGGGTGACGGCGGAAGCCGAGCCCGCTGCCGAGTGGAGCGCGCAGCAGCCCCCGCCCGCCGCCGCGTGGAGCGAGACCCCCGCCGAGGAAATCTCCCTCGCGGACGCGCCCGTCGAGGCCGCCCAGCCCGAGTGGAGCGACGCGCCCGTGGAGGTGGAGCCGGAGTCCTCCTGGAGTGACGCGTCCGCCCAGCCGTGGGCCGCCGAGCCCCCGGCTCCCGCCTGGGAGGCCAGCGCCAATCCCTTCGGTGCTCCGGCCCAGGACTTCTCCGCGTCGCACGACGTGGACGTCGGCCTCGACGCTCCGCCGGCCTCCCCCATCGAGGAAGAAGTCGCGGTGGAGATGGAGCCGGAGATGGCCGAAATCGAGCTCGTGGAGGAGTCCGTGGAGCCGCCGCCCCCGGCCTTCGCGCCGCCTCCGCCCGCGCCCGTCGCCGCCATCATGGCCGCGGCCTCGGTGGTCACCGCCGCCGTCACCCGGACTCCCACGGGCGCCACGGCGGCGCCCAGGGCCTCCAGCACGGGCACCCCGGTCGTCGTCCCGGCCGCGACCCAGGCGCCCGCCCCCAACCGCGTCGTCACGCGCGAGCCGTTCTTCGCCCAGGCGGCCGTGGTGGACTCGGCGCCCATCACCTCCTTCGTGGAGGGCGAGCACCGCGTCATCATCCACACCGTCGAGGGTCAGGTGAAGCGCGGCACCATCCGCGACGCGGACCTGCTCGACGAGGTCATCAACCTGGAGCAGCAGAGCGGCTTCGCCCCAGAGCAGATTCCGGGCAAGCGCGTGAAGGCCATCTTCTTCATGCTCACCGCCGGCGCGCGCCAGCCGCAGGCGGAGGGCCAGAAGATTCGCGTCACCTTCAACGACGGTCGCCAGGTGGCGGGCTTCTCGCAGGACTTCAAGGGCGCCACCCCGGGCTTCTTCGTCATCCCCGCGGACCAGCGCACCAACACCGCCCGCATCTTCATCTACCGCTCCAGCGTGCAGGCGGTGGCGGAGGGCTGA
- a CDS encoding peptidase MA family metallohydrolase, with the protein MSALLVAILLAAAPPPSAQKAKELAASRSWEELYLAFASGEVTGVPDAQRRTISGALLKGCEALLEEDAVMAYSLGERAVAFEESAGALKCLARSARKTDQRAAAEAALRKGLERHPKEGTFGLELGRLLLEEQDAAGALAVLEKVPPRSREAAEAKRLLQQARAKTNEEGEARKEAERLERMMNGKTGRRPSGTALETAPAVGRADDSGATRPVSLAYESSTDRSGMRTRSNGRFTIRYFNNERDFGQRAEYEGRVVSALDEAYDFTRTQIGETRERPVDVVLYTREEFRMHFGATKARLVAGLYSDDAIRLNDAAELTQETKATLVHEYVHAVLDEYSRGARDSLPIWLNEGLAEYVEWRYLGREDSPHRTLRNTLAGAAKAGTLPRLADLASQALLATRNPDIAYATSATAVRELLRRGGADRFITFVKQVGGGKPIEEALRDHYGETLATLDEDVREALQ; encoded by the coding sequence ATGAGTGCCCTGCTCGTCGCCATCCTGCTCGCCGCCGCCCCGCCTCCGTCCGCCCAGAAGGCCAAGGAGCTCGCCGCCAGCCGTTCCTGGGAGGAGCTGTACCTCGCCTTCGCCTCCGGAGAGGTGACGGGCGTGCCGGACGCGCAGCGCCGCACCATCTCCGGGGCGCTCCTCAAGGGGTGCGAGGCACTGCTGGAGGAGGACGCGGTGATGGCGTACTCGCTGGGCGAGCGCGCCGTGGCCTTCGAAGAGTCCGCCGGTGCGCTGAAGTGCCTGGCCCGCTCCGCGCGGAAGACGGACCAGCGCGCCGCCGCGGAGGCCGCCCTGCGCAAGGGCCTGGAGCGCCACCCCAAGGAGGGCACCTTCGGGCTGGAGCTGGGCCGACTGCTGCTGGAGGAGCAGGACGCCGCGGGGGCCCTGGCGGTGCTGGAGAAGGTGCCGCCCCGCTCGCGCGAGGCCGCCGAGGCGAAGCGGCTGCTGCAGCAGGCCCGGGCGAAGACGAACGAGGAGGGCGAGGCGCGCAAGGAGGCCGAGCGCCTGGAGCGGATGATGAATGGCAAGACGGGCCGGCGCCCGTCGGGCACCGCGCTGGAGACCGCGCCCGCGGTGGGCCGCGCGGACGACTCGGGCGCCACGCGCCCCGTCAGCCTCGCCTACGAGTCCAGCACGGACCGGAGCGGCATGCGCACGCGCTCCAACGGGCGCTTCACCATCCGCTACTTCAACAACGAGCGCGACTTCGGCCAGCGCGCCGAGTACGAGGGCCGCGTCGTCTCCGCGCTGGACGAGGCGTACGACTTCACCCGGACCCAGATTGGCGAGACGCGCGAGCGGCCGGTGGATGTCGTCCTCTACACCCGTGAGGAGTTCCGGATGCACTTCGGCGCGACGAAGGCCCGGCTCGTGGCCGGGCTGTACTCGGACGACGCCATCCGCCTCAACGACGCGGCGGAGCTGACCCAGGAGACCAAGGCCACCCTGGTGCACGAGTACGTGCACGCGGTGTTGGACGAGTACAGCCGGGGCGCCCGCGACAGCCTGCCCATCTGGCTCAACGAGGGACTCGCGGAGTACGTGGAGTGGCGCTACCTGGGGCGCGAGGACTCTCCCCACCGGACCCTCCGCAACACCCTGGCGGGCGCGGCCAAGGCGGGCACCCTGCCCCGGCTGGCGGACCTGGCCTCACAGGCCCTCCTCGCCACCCGGAACCCGGATATCGCCTATGCCACCTCCGCCACGGCCGTCCGGGAGCTGCTCCGCCGGGGCGGGGCGGACCGGTTCATCACCTTCGTCAAGCAGGTGGGTGGGGGAAAGCCCATCGAGGAAGCCCTGCGGGACCACTACGGGGAAACCCTGGCGACTCTGGACGAGGACGTGCGGGAAGCTCTCCAGTAG
- the ilvA gene encoding threonine ammonia-lyase, with translation MVTLQDILAARERLRPVIRPTPCPQSDYFTERTECAAVYFKMENLQRTGAFKERGALNKLLSLTPDERRRGVIAASAGNHAQGVAFNALRLGITATIVMPERTPLIKVSRTRDEYKARVVLKGSNFDEAYTEALRIQKEEGSVFVHPFNDPLVIAGQGTIGLELLEQCPDLEVVLVPIGGGGLISGIACALKEKKPGIRVVGVQTSTIASMKASIEAGRLVDLTAAGTTIADGIAVKRVGELTFPLVRKYVDEVVAVDEEEIAAAILTLLEQEKSVVEGAGAVGLAALLSGDVPSAKGKRTAIILSGGNIDMNVISRIIERGLVKTGRLVQLEVRLPDRPGMLAKLTTQVADLRANVVEIHHERAFSKAGLGEAMVEVTLETTGPAHIDELMQALQQLGWQVARK, from the coding sequence ATGGTCACCCTCCAGGACATCCTCGCCGCGCGAGAGCGCCTGCGCCCGGTCATCCGCCCCACCCCGTGTCCTCAGTCGGACTACTTCACGGAGCGGACGGAGTGCGCGGCGGTGTACTTCAAGATGGAGAACCTCCAGCGCACGGGGGCCTTCAAGGAGCGCGGCGCGCTCAACAAGCTGCTGTCGCTGACGCCGGACGAGCGGCGCCGGGGCGTCATCGCCGCGTCGGCCGGCAACCACGCGCAGGGCGTGGCCTTCAACGCGCTGAGGCTGGGAATCACAGCCACCATCGTCATGCCGGAGCGCACGCCCCTCATCAAGGTGTCGCGCACGCGTGACGAGTACAAGGCGCGCGTGGTGCTCAAGGGCTCCAACTTCGACGAGGCCTACACGGAGGCGCTGCGCATCCAGAAGGAGGAGGGCTCCGTCTTCGTCCACCCCTTCAACGACCCGCTCGTCATCGCCGGCCAGGGCACCATCGGCCTGGAGCTGCTGGAGCAGTGCCCGGACCTGGAGGTGGTGCTCGTCCCCATCGGCGGCGGCGGGCTCATCTCCGGAATCGCCTGCGCGCTGAAGGAGAAGAAGCCCGGCATCCGCGTGGTGGGCGTGCAGACCTCCACCATCGCCAGCATGAAGGCGTCCATTGAAGCCGGCCGCCTCGTGGACCTCACCGCCGCGGGCACCACGATTGCGGACGGCATCGCGGTGAAGCGCGTGGGCGAGCTGACCTTCCCCCTGGTGCGCAAGTACGTGGACGAGGTGGTGGCGGTGGACGAGGAGGAAATCGCCGCCGCCATCCTCACGCTGCTGGAGCAGGAGAAGAGCGTGGTGGAGGGCGCGGGCGCGGTGGGCCTGGCGGCGCTGCTCAGCGGCGACGTGCCGTCGGCGAAGGGCAAGCGCACCGCCATCATCCTCAGCGGCGGCAACATCGACATGAACGTCATCAGCCGCATCATCGAGCGCGGCCTGGTGAAGACGGGGCGCCTGGTGCAGCTGGAGGTGCGGCTGCCGGACCGGCCCGGCATGCTGGCGAAGCTCACCACCCAGGTCGCCGACCTGCGCGCCAACGTGGTGGAAATCCATCACGAGCGCGCCTTCTCCAAGGCGGGCCTGGGCGAGGCCATGGTGGAAGTCACCCTGGAGACCACCGGTCCCGCCCACATCGATGAGCTGATGCAGGCCCTGCAGCAGCTGGGCTGGCAGGTGGCGCGCAAGTAA
- a CDS encoding sigma-54-dependent Fis family transcriptional regulator, with the protein MAGGFELGLNELLSFEPGGGLIHFAGQRAMLMDPVALGLLRKELIDLVGITAARGIFTRLGYAHGWRTAEALKTAVAWPDESVWRRAGGRLHMLQGQVRVERMERRPDEGPEPFAEAQWRDSYEAEQHLLHLGQADQPVCWSLTGFASGYMSYVNGKPIYGTELRCVGRGDAACHFVGRPAEEWSTECTEVLRFYETQCMEGVLAQVTDALKQAERKLRAKRQSLARAGVTEDPAGMVARSESMLRVINLARRAAKVDSTVLVTGESGVGKERIARLIHDESGRAHKAFVAVNCAAVTESLLESELFGHARGAFTGATHDRAGLFEAAHGGTLFLDEVGEVPASMQAKLLRVLQEREVRRVGENASRKVDVRLVAATNRELAEEVRLGRFRQDLYYRLRVIELKIPPLRERREDILPLARLLLAEAAERLGRKVAGLAPDAVDQLLRYGWPGNVRELGNAVERAVALCEGQRVERDDLPEEVRAAPPNLMPTGNPRRLEDMEKEYILAVLAQNDGNRARTAEQLDIGVATLYRKLKQYGHPEAAH; encoded by the coding sequence GTGGCTGGCGGATTCGAGCTGGGCTTGAACGAGCTGTTGTCCTTCGAGCCGGGCGGCGGGCTCATCCACTTCGCCGGCCAGCGGGCGATGCTGATGGACCCGGTGGCGCTGGGCCTGCTTCGCAAGGAGCTCATCGACCTGGTGGGTATCACCGCCGCTCGCGGCATCTTCACCCGGCTGGGTTACGCGCACGGCTGGCGGACGGCGGAGGCCCTGAAGACGGCGGTGGCCTGGCCGGACGAGTCCGTGTGGCGCCGGGCCGGAGGCCGCCTGCACATGCTGCAGGGCCAGGTCCGCGTGGAGCGCATGGAGCGCCGGCCGGACGAGGGCCCGGAGCCCTTCGCCGAGGCACAGTGGCGCGACTCCTATGAAGCCGAGCAGCACCTGCTGCACCTGGGCCAGGCGGATCAGCCGGTGTGCTGGAGCCTCACCGGCTTCGCGTCCGGCTACATGAGCTACGTCAACGGCAAGCCCATCTACGGCACGGAATTGCGCTGCGTGGGCCGTGGGGACGCGGCCTGCCACTTCGTCGGCCGGCCCGCCGAGGAGTGGAGCACCGAGTGCACCGAGGTGCTGCGCTTCTACGAGACGCAGTGCATGGAGGGCGTGCTGGCGCAGGTGACGGACGCGCTGAAGCAGGCCGAGCGCAAGCTGCGCGCGAAGCGCCAGTCCCTGGCGCGCGCGGGCGTGACGGAGGACCCGGCGGGCATGGTGGCGCGCTCGGAGTCCATGCTGCGGGTCATCAACCTCGCGCGCCGCGCGGCGAAGGTGGACTCCACGGTGCTCGTCACCGGCGAGAGCGGCGTGGGCAAGGAGCGCATCGCCCGGCTCATCCACGACGAGTCCGGCCGCGCGCACAAGGCCTTCGTCGCCGTCAACTGCGCCGCCGTCACGGAGAGCCTGCTGGAGAGCGAGCTGTTCGGCCACGCGCGGGGTGCCTTCACCGGGGCCACGCATGACCGCGCGGGCCTCTTCGAGGCGGCCCACGGCGGCACCCTCTTCCTGGACGAGGTGGGCGAGGTGCCCGCGTCCATGCAGGCCAAGCTGCTGCGCGTCCTCCAGGAGCGCGAGGTGCGACGCGTGGGCGAGAATGCCAGCCGCAAGGTGGACGTGCGCCTGGTGGCCGCCACCAACCGCGAGCTCGCGGAGGAGGTGCGCCTGGGCCGCTTCCGCCAGGACCTCTACTACCGCCTGCGCGTCATCGAGCTGAAGATTCCCCCGCTGCGCGAGCGGCGCGAGGACATCCTCCCCCTGGCGCGGCTGCTGCTCGCCGAGGCCGCGGAGCGGCTGGGCCGCAAGGTGGCCGGCCTGGCCCCCGATGCCGTCGACCAGCTCCTGCGCTACGGCTGGCCCGGCAACGTGCGGGAGCTGGGCAACGCGGTGGAGCGCGCGGTGGCCCTGTGCGAGGGCCAGCGCGTGGAGCGCGACGACCTGCCCGAGGAGGTGCGCGCCGCGCCACCCAACCTCATGCCCACCGGCAACCCGCGTCGGCTGGAGGACATGGAGAAGGAGTACATCCTCGCCGTGCTGGCGCAGAACGACGGCAACCGCGCGCGCACCGCCGAGCAGCTCGACATCGGCGTGGCCACGCTCTACCGCAAGCTCAAGCAGTACGGCCACCCCGAGGCGGCCCACTGA
- a CDS encoding YceI family protein, with protein sequence MKMSMKSAVALMFALPSMALASTWDVDGSHSSAGFTVKHMMVSNVNGSFNVKSGTVNVDEKDITKSTVEAVLDATTVNTANAKRDEHLRAPDFFDTAKYPTITFKSNKVEKAGEGMLKVSGNLTMHGVTKPVVLDVTGPTKESKDPWGNTRTGVQATTKLNRKDFGLTYNAALETGGVAVGEEVTVNLDLSLVKKQPAAAPAKPATATDKK encoded by the coding sequence ATGAAGATGTCCATGAAGAGCGCTGTCGCCCTGATGTTCGCCCTCCCCTCGATGGCGCTGGCTTCCACGTGGGACGTTGACGGTTCCCACTCGAGCGCGGGCTTCACCGTGAAGCACATGATGGTGTCGAACGTGAACGGCTCGTTCAACGTGAAGAGCGGCACCGTGAATGTCGACGAGAAGGACATCACCAAGTCCACCGTCGAGGCCGTCCTGGATGCCACCACGGTCAACACCGCCAATGCCAAGCGCGATGAGCACCTGCGCGCCCCCGACTTCTTCGACACGGCCAAGTACCCGACCATCACCTTCAAGTCGAACAAGGTGGAGAAGGCCGGCGAGGGCATGCTGAAGGTCTCCGGCAACCTGACCATGCACGGCGTCACCAAGCCCGTCGTCCTGGACGTCACGGGCCCGACCAAGGAGTCCAAGGACCCCTGGGGCAACACCCGTACGGGCGTGCAGGCGACCACCAAGCTGAACCGCAAGGACTTCGGCCTGACCTACAACGCGGCGCTGGAGACGGGCGGCGTGGCGGTGGGTGAGGAAGTCACCGTGAACCTGGACCTGTCGCTGGTGAAGAAGCAGCCGGCGGCGGCCCCGGCCAAGCCTGCGACCGCGACGGACAAGAAGTAG